The proteins below are encoded in one region of Peribacillus muralis:
- a CDS encoding YtpI family protein, translating to MPILVTLIVLSLGVYLFYKIKSIRTKMPMEKKWISGKSSIALGAFVALFGMNQLFLFHSTTTYIIAAVFISVGLFSVYGGYKMYKYYLPYAIEESANQKG from the coding sequence ATGCCTATCCTTGTCACCTTGATCGTTCTATCACTAGGGGTCTATCTGTTTTATAAAATTAAATCGATACGCACCAAAATGCCGATGGAGAAAAAGTGGATTTCCGGAAAGTCTTCCATAGCCCTTGGAGCATTTGTCGCCCTATTCGGAATGAATCAGCTTTTTCTGTTCCACTCGACCACCACTTATATCATCGCCGCGGTTTTCATCTCAGTCGGCCTGTTCAGCGTTTATGGAGGCTATAAAATGTATAAATATTACCTGCCATATGCGATTGAAGAATCCGCAAATCAAAAAGGATAA
- a CDS encoding DRTGG domain-containing protein → MATKHEQILKHIDGLPVGEKISVRQIAKALNVSEGTAYRAIKEAENQGYVSSIERVGTIRIEKKKKENIEKLTFAEVVNIVEGQVLGGKTGLHKTLNKFVIGAMKLDAMMRYTGAGNLLIVGNRTQAHEHALKAGAAVLITGGFDTEEPVKRLADELEMPVISTSYDTFTVATMINRAIYDQLIKKEILLVEDILTPVQDTTFLTIGDKVQTWHELNQESGHSRFPVVDDNMKVQGMVTSKDIIGQDEWTLIEKVMTKNPMTVGDKTSVASSAHMMVWEGIELIPVVNDSHILQGIVSRQDVLKALQMSQRQPQVGETIDDTITSQLVMTSNRGKGEEVYKYGVTPQMTNYLGTISSGVFTTLVTDSANRALRSYKRGDLVVENMTIYFIKPVQIDSTLEIHPRVLDVGRKFGKVDVEVFNQGKLVGKAMLTCQLLDRS, encoded by the coding sequence TTGGCTACAAAGCATGAACAAATATTAAAGCATATCGATGGGCTTCCGGTTGGCGAGAAGATTTCCGTCCGTCAAATCGCGAAAGCATTGAATGTTAGTGAAGGAACGGCGTACCGGGCCATTAAAGAGGCAGAGAATCAGGGCTATGTGAGCTCGATCGAGCGGGTAGGCACGATTCGTATTGAGAAGAAGAAAAAAGAGAATATTGAAAAGCTCACTTTCGCCGAAGTGGTCAATATTGTGGAAGGACAAGTTCTGGGCGGTAAAACGGGACTTCATAAAACATTGAATAAATTTGTCATCGGGGCAATGAAGCTCGATGCGATGATGAGATATACAGGTGCGGGAAATCTGCTGATCGTCGGGAACCGTACACAGGCCCATGAGCATGCGCTGAAAGCAGGGGCGGCGGTGCTGATTACCGGAGGCTTTGATACGGAAGAGCCTGTTAAAAGGTTAGCGGATGAATTGGAAATGCCGGTCATTTCAACGAGCTACGATACCTTTACTGTCGCAACGATGATCAATCGGGCGATTTATGACCAATTGATTAAAAAGGAAATCTTGCTCGTGGAGGATATCTTGACACCTGTTCAGGATACGACCTTTTTGACGATTGGTGATAAGGTTCAGACGTGGCACGAGCTCAACCAGGAATCAGGGCATAGCCGTTTTCCTGTTGTTGATGACAATATGAAGGTCCAAGGAATGGTCACTTCAAAGGATATCATCGGTCAGGATGAGTGGACGCTCATCGAAAAGGTGATGACGAAAAATCCGATGACCGTCGGTGATAAAACGAGTGTGGCCTCTTCTGCACATATGATGGTTTGGGAAGGGATCGAATTGATCCCGGTAGTCAATGACAGTCATATCCTGCAAGGAATCGTGAGCAGGCAGGATGTGCTGAAGGCACTGCAAATGAGCCAAAGGCAGCCACAGGTTGGCGAAACGATCGACGATACGATTACGAGTCAGCTTGTGATGACGTCGAATCGGGGTAAGGGTGAGGAAGTGTATAAGTATGGCGTCACACCGCAAATGACCAATTATCTTGGGACGATTTCCAGCGGTGTGTTTACGACATTGGTTACGGATTCGGCTAACCGGGCACTGAGAAGCTACAAACGAGGTGATTTGGTCGTAGAGAATATGACGATTTATTTCATTAAGCCAGTCCAAATTGACAGTACGCTTGAAATACACCCCCGTGTTCTTGACGTAGGACGTAAATTCGGAAAAGTGGATGTCGAGGTGTTTAACCAAGGCAAACTCGTCGGAAAGGCAATGTTAACGTGCCAGCTGCTGGACAGATCATGA
- the ytrI gene encoding sporulation membrane protein YtrI, with product MRIPPYHRAPTWQRFFAGAALGALLSWVMFFYMHGVQQEKQIRTLHEQREDIKDFKDKIAIWEQDYKKLNQQNEEILTIQEVEVLITNGKDYSLDNLSVAEAEDLIEDDLSSLVAKDVASVYNGKMLLKKSIENKIMTINKKRYKLEVAEIMFYTKMNIEIKLKRTTS from the coding sequence ATGAGGATTCCCCCTTATCATCGGGCACCCACCTGGCAGCGTTTCTTTGCAGGTGCTGCCCTTGGCGCATTGCTGAGCTGGGTGATGTTCTTTTATATGCATGGGGTCCAGCAGGAAAAGCAAATCCGGACCCTTCACGAACAGCGGGAAGATATTAAGGACTTCAAGGATAAAATCGCCATTTGGGAGCAAGATTACAAAAAATTAAATCAGCAAAACGAAGAGATTCTAACGATTCAGGAAGTGGAGGTACTGATTACGAATGGTAAGGATTACAGCCTCGATAACCTGAGTGTGGCGGAAGCGGAGGATTTGATAGAGGACGACCTATCCTCACTGGTTGCCAAGGATGTCGCCAGTGTATATAACGGAAAGATGCTATTGAAAAAATCCATTGAAAATAAAATCATGACCATCAATAAAAAGCGTTATAAACTCGAAGTCGCCGAGATCATGTTTTATACGAAAATGAATATCGAGATCAAACTGAAAAGAACCACTTCTTAA
- a CDS encoding DHH family phosphoesterase, which yields MKAEILAEIKRYDTIILHRHVRPDPDAYGSQGGLAEILKASFPEKRIFTVGKEEPSLNYLRRLDVISDETYQGALVIVCDTANTDRICDARYKTGDKLIKIDHHPNEDPYGDMRWVDTSASSTCEMIYDFYLFGKDQGLKMGDEAARLLYAGIVGDTGRFLFQSTTEKTFDHAGELITYSFSRPQLYQEMYDVKESIVRLNGYVLQHFEILTHGTGKMIITKEILEKFDASASEASQLVSALGSIKNVKSWVFFIEEDQEIRVRFRSKGPIINTIARKYNGGGHPLAAGASIHSWDEVDNILADLEALNKAE from the coding sequence ATGAAAGCTGAAATTTTGGCAGAAATAAAGCGTTATGATACCATTATTCTCCATCGTCATGTCCGTCCGGACCCCGACGCTTATGGTTCACAAGGGGGCCTGGCGGAAATCCTGAAAGCTTCTTTCCCTGAAAAGAGGATATTCACGGTAGGTAAGGAAGAACCATCATTGAATTACTTAAGAAGGCTTGATGTGATTTCGGACGAAACGTATCAAGGGGCTTTGGTGATCGTCTGTGATACGGCAAATACGGACCGGATTTGTGATGCACGGTACAAGACAGGTGATAAGCTGATCAAGATCGATCATCATCCAAATGAAGATCCCTATGGAGATATGAGGTGGGTCGATACATCAGCAAGTTCCACATGCGAAATGATTTATGATTTTTACCTATTTGGAAAAGATCAAGGGCTGAAGATGGGGGATGAAGCCGCGCGTCTTCTATATGCGGGCATCGTTGGCGACACAGGACGGTTCCTGTTCCAAAGCACGACTGAAAAGACATTTGACCATGCCGGTGAATTGATCACCTATTCGTTTTCCCGCCCGCAGCTATATCAGGAGATGTACGATGTCAAGGAAAGCATCGTCCGCTTGAATGGTTATGTGCTGCAGCATTTTGAAATCCTGACGCATGGCACGGGTAAAATGATCATCACTAAAGAAATCCTTGAAAAATTCGATGCTTCGGCATCGGAGGCGTCACAGCTCGTTTCCGCCCTCGGCTCGATCAAAAATGTGAAATCATGGGTGTTTTTCATTGAAGAAGACCAAGAGATTAGAGTGCGTTTCCGTTCTAAAGGTCCGATCATCAATACGATCGCCCGGAAATATAACGGCGGCGGCCATCCTCTTGCTGCTGGGGCTTCGATCCATTCCTGGGATGAAGTCGACAACATCCTAGCCGATTTGGAAGCGTTGAATAAGGCGGAGTGA